The following are encoded together in the Lathyrus oleraceus cultivar Zhongwan6 chromosome 3, CAAS_Psat_ZW6_1.0, whole genome shotgun sequence genome:
- the LOC127126588 gene encoding cation/calcium exchanger 2, translating to MSQLSQPKRMFFTLFLNTSFLLLFSVFLLVHFQSSEHVFLKSKTNNLNKNKSFVSGANDDENCNSFHSITDYKAKCFYLKSNDPCVSQGYIDYLYLFYCKFGGFPLLGHTLLFLWLLVMFYLLANTASEYFCPSLESLSKLLRLSPTIAGVTLLSFGSGANDVFSTLVSFKSNGTQDIGFNAVLGGASFISCVVVGIVSISVRHKGIHVQKSALIRDICFLLFVIVCLFTIFILGEISLVVGIGFCLMYVVYVVIVYVTSKRKEEDGESDSRHGKGDNDLGVPLLGFMEKGMINEAQECEFKIEKNCCYEKSSISRILLYVLDMPLYLPRRLTIPVVCEEKWSKLYAVSTAMLSPLLLSFLWKNNFSNSSSLLVYGIGLSVGVTLGLTAIFTTESSNPPKKYLLPWLAAGFVMSVTWSYISAQELVGLLVSIGYICGVSPSILGLTVLAWGNSVGDLVTNLTMALNGGSDGTQTAISGCYAGPIFNTVVGLGLSLVSSTWREYPSSVVIPRDPYLWETLGFLVVGLIWALVVLVRKDMKLNAMLGGGLLAIYFSSVILRLIQTLGPLQFKDML from the coding sequence ATGTCACAATTGTCACAACCCAAACGCATGTTTTTCACTCTGTTCCTGAACACCTCGTTCCTCTTGCTGTTTTCTGTTTTTCTTCTTGTTCACTTCCAATCCTCAGAGCATGTTTTTCTCAAAAGCAAAACCAACAACCTCAATAAAAACAAAAGCTTTGTCTCTGGCGCCAACGATGATGAGAATTGCAATAGTTTCCATAGCATAACTGATTATAAAGCTAAATGCTTTTACCTTAAATCAAACGACCCATGTGTTTCCCAAGGCTATATTGATTATCTTTACCTTTTCTATTGCAAATTCGGTGGATTCCCTTTATTGGGTCACACTCTTTTGTTCCTTTGGTTATTGGTCATGTTCTATCTTCTAGCTAACACTGCTTCTGAATACTTTTGTCCTTCTCTTGAGAGCCTCTCCAAGCTTTTGAGGCTTTCACCAACAATTGCTGGTGTGACTCTTCTCTCTTTTGGTAGTGGTGCTAATGATGTTTTTTCCACACTTGTTTCTTTCAAGAGTAATGGAACACAGGATATTGGATTCAACGCTGTTCTTGGTGGTGCTTCTTTTATTTCATGTGTTGTGGTGGGAATTGTGAGCATTTCTGTTAGACATAAAGGGATTCATGTTCAGAAATCTGCTTTGATAAGAGATATTTGTTTTCTTCTGTTTGTTATTGTTTGCTTGTTCACTATCTTCATCCTTGGTGAAATTAGCCTTGTTGTGGGAATTGGGTTTTGTTTGATGTATGTTGTGTATGTGGTTATTGTTTATGTCACAAGtaaaagaaaagaagaagatggTGAAAGTGATTCAAGACATGGCAAAGGTGATAATGATTTAGGTGTTCCTCTACTTGGTTTTATGGAGAAGGGAATGATTAATGAAGCTCAAGAATGTGAGTTTAAAATTGAGAAGAATTGTTGCTATGAGAAATCTTCAATCTCTAGAATTTTACTTTATGTTTTGGATATGCCTCTTTACTTGCCAAGGAGATTAACAATTCCGGTTGTTTGTGAAGAGAAATGGTCTAAACTATATGCAGTTTCAACAGCTATGTTATCACCACTTTTGTTATCTTTCCTTTGGAAAAACAATTTCTCAAACTCATCAAGCCTACTAGTTTACGGAATCGGATTATCGGTCGGAGTCACATTAGGACTAACCGCGATTTTCACGACGGAGTCGTCGAATCCGCCGAAAAAGTACTTGTTACCATGGCTAGCAGCAGGGTTTGTGATGAGTGTGACATGGAGTTACATTTCAGCTCAAGAGTTGGTAGGATTGTTAGTTTCAATTGGttatatatgtggagttagtcCTTCAATACTTGGATTAACAGTACTTGCTTGGGGAAATTCAGTTGGTGATTTAGTAACAAACTTAACAATGGCTTTAAATGGTGGATCAGATGGAACACAAACAGCAATTTCAGGTTGTTATGCTGGTCCTATATTTAACACAGTTGTTGGATTGGGATTGTCTCTTGTGTCATCAACCTGGCGTGAGTATCCTTCATCTGTTGTGATTCCTAGAGATCCTTACTTGTGGGAAACATTGGGATTTTTGGTGGTTGGATTGATTTGGGCACTTGTTGTTTTGGTTAGAAAAGATATGAAGCTTAATGCAATGTTGGGTGGAGGGCTTTTGGCTATTTACTTTAGTTCTGTTATTCTTAGGCTTATACAAACACTTGGGCCTCTTCAATTTAAGGATATGTTATAG